Part of the Triticum aestivum cultivar Chinese Spring chromosome 4D, IWGSC CS RefSeq v2.1, whole genome shotgun sequence genome is shown below.
aagcgcatgaagaaactccatgctgatgggcttttgaaatcacttgattatgaatcacttgatgcttgcgaaccatgcctcataggcaagatgactaagactccgttctccggaataatggagcgagcaacagacttgttggaaataatacatactgatgtatgcggtccgatgagtgttaaggctcgcggcaggtatcgttattttttgaccttcacagatgatttgagcagatatgggtatatctacttgatgaaacataagtctggaacatttgaaaagttcaaagaatttcagagtgaagtggaaaatcatcgtaacaagaaaataaagtttctatgatttgatcgtggaagagaatatttgagttacgagtttggtcttcatttgaaacaatgcggaatagtttcgcaactcacgccacccggaacaccacagcgtaatggtgtgtccgaacgtcgtaaccgcacttcattagatatggtgcgatctatgatgtctcttactgatttactgctatcgttttggggttatgctttagagacggctgcattcacgttaaatagggcaccatataaatccgttgagacgacaccatatgaactctgGTTTTATATGTCGAGTGGGTGTTGTCTTTCTCCCAACAACCCAGAGATGGGGCGACTCTTTTTTATATCTTGCTAGAATTTTTAATTAAACTCTTAATTCTGATAGAATGAAAGTAAATATGTGTGTTGGAACAGATATGAAACATGTGAAAGTGTGAAATTGAAGTGAACTTTTAGTGAAATTTCGTTGGAATATTTGTGAACAATCTCTGAAACTTTGGGAAACTTGACATGATTATTGTCTCTAGAAAATTATGAGATCATAAAAAAATTGACATAACGTTTTACACAAAAACAAATGTGAACAGGTTATGAATAATTTGCAAAGTATAGAAGAGAAACAAATTGAAGAATAATGGGCTCCAAAAAATTACAATAGGTACAAAAAAAGCAAGAAATAATGGAGTATGTGGCACCACAAGGTGCTGCAGAGACATGGATGGCTCATTTTGTGGAGAAAATATGTGGCTAATTGGGATCTCAAAGAGGTTGATGCATGGTCGACGCTATCATTTCAGTGCAAATGGCCGGCCGGCAATTCTTAGTTCGCCCTAGAGCAGGTGCGCCTGACCAGACCCTGTGGGAAAATCAAGGGGCTGATGTTCCCCATCTTCACCATGGCTGCGGCAAAGGCGTTGTTGAACGCATCCTGGTTAGACGCGAAGCCATCAATGATGTCTTCGGTGGCACCACCGGCAAGGGTGTAGAGCACCTGGTCGGAGTGTAGGAGCCCCTTGTTGAGCTTGAGGTTGACGAAGTAGGCGTTGTCGAAGGAGTCCGGGGTCGTATCGTCCAATGGGGCCAGGTTGTTGTCGCCAGAGCCGGTTAGCTGAGGGCAGGTGGCCATGCGCGACGTCGCGAAGGCCGGGTCAATGTTCTCCTCGCTGTAGAGCCTGGTCCTGAAGTTCTTGCACTGCGCCCGCCCGATGGTGTGCGCACCGGAGAGGGCGACCATATCGGTGTGGTTGAGCCCCTTGGCGGCGAAGCGGGTGATGAGGTCGGTGACGCCGAGTGATGGGGCAGGAAGGTCACGGTTGGCCAGTGCCTCGCTAGCCGTGTCGGAGTCTCTCCTCCCCAGAGAGACCGTCCATGACGGGCCTCCTACCTACAAAAGTATAACCGATGAGTACTAACCTCAGTTCAAAGCCGTGACACGCATGCAAACAAATAAATTAAAAAGGGGTTGAAAGATCATGTTAGTTCTTACCGCGACGACGGAATCgcgagcggcgacggcgaggatgtcggcgcaggagacggtgCGCTTGCACGCCTGCTCCACAGTCGCCTTGATTTTGTCGATGACGTCGAAGCCTCGCAGCGATCCCACGTTCCCGAACGCGTTCCGCTCGTTGCCAGCCAGCAGAACGGACGCGTCGCAGCCCTGCGCAAGCAACATGCACGGTTAACCGCTGGTGTTCAGCGAATGAAACCGATCTAAACAATAACCAAGTAGCGTGTGAAGAACTTGCTtggacgaagcagtcgtggaagtgcAGACGGAGCAGCGACGCGGCCATGCGGGGGTCGCTGCTCACGGCGGCCGCCACGCCGCTCTTGATGGTGGCCAGCGCCCCGGGGCACGACGCGTCGTAGAACGTCGGGGACAGCTGCGCCGACGCCGCCGCGGCCAGGCACACAAGGAGCAGCACCACTGATAGAGATGAAGACGCCATGCCAACGAACTGCCTGCTGGTCGCTGTAGGAGAAGCACTAGTACTTGATTTTGTGGTGGATGCGGATGTAATGGCCTGCATTCCATGAAGATATATATAGCCACATTCCTAGGATTTTTGTGCCGTTCCGTCTACTGCTAGGCGCTAGCTGTTTGATCTACATCGTGCACGGATGTATTTTGCATTTAGTCAAATTAATTAGAGTAGACATGTCTTGCAGGGAGTTAATTAACTTGGATATTACCAGCAAAGTAGACATGTTTTGCTAAGTACGTGCACGGATCGATGTATCATGGCACTCAAGTCAACGAAATTCAGAAACTGCATActcactttttttttctttgttcGCGAGGGGAAAATTATTCCACATTTTTCTAAGGTACAGCCTTGTCCCAAGTCAACTTCTCTATATTATTTTTTCGAAAAAACAAAACTTCCCTATATTATTTTTTGACCAAGTGTTGCATAATGTACTATGCGTCGTGCGTGCACGGGCGTGTATATCATGCATACAGGCTGTATCCAACGTCGCTTCAACGTCTTAGACGACAGCCACATACGCGTCATTCTGCATTCGATGTATCCGATGATCTTTATCATATGATTACCCAACGTCCGATGTATATATGCACCGGTTTTACTGCTTTTTTTtgtctttcctttttcatttttccCGTTTCTTGAATACAAGAAGATTTTACAAATCCGCAAAGATTTTTCAAATgcacgaacttttttcaaattcaagaacattttttaaattcatgaaaaaaGTCGAACTTCTGAACATTTTTCACTGAACCTTTTTCAAATGTCGTTCACtgaacaattttctaaaataaGTGAGCTTTCTTTAAATTATTAAACCTTTTCCAAATCTGTGGACATTTTTCACTGATTTGTTTTTTAAATTCTTCACTTTTCCAATTTTATGAACTTTGTCAAATCcgttaacattttttaaaatatgaaATATTCTTCAAATGTGAActcttttaaaattcatgaactttttcttaTCCATGATTGTAATTAAAATTAAACCGACCGAAATAATAAAGAGAAAAATGAACGTGCGCTAGCTCTTCCACGCTCGTTGGCCAAGCCCACGAACAGCAGGCGCGTGAGCGATGCGAGCGTACTGCTCTCGCTAGAAGCGATATATGGCACCTCCCCCCCAAGCATATATATTTTTGAGCGGGGAAAGAAGTTTTATTCCAAATTGAGAGAGTTACAGCCGAGAGTCAGAAGATCCTCGATACATGGCGGTCCCAAGTGCTTCCACACAGTCATGGTACACTCGATACGACTATAACTTGCCAGACGATCGGCAACTCTATTTTGATCCCTAGTCAATTTCTGGGGAATAAACTCCATGTCACACATCAACTCCTTAATTTCAGCCACGAGATGACCATATGTCGAATGAACTAGTCCATCCCCTGATAGACAGGATAAAGCCTCACTTGAGTCAGATTGGACAATGACTGGAAGACTGAAATGTTGTATAGCAAGCAACATGTTGCATAATGGCATGTATCTCTGCTTCCAGTGCTTCGTCACAATTGAAATAAACCGATATGCTATACAAATAACTGAACCATCATGTAGTCGGAGAATCATCCCTACCGCTATCGCGCCGGATTCCACTGAAAAAGATCCATCCACTGAAAGAACGGTAATCAGTGGTCAGTGGAGTACTGTACATAGAATCCTATCGGTCATagagtgtatgtgtgtgtgtgtgtgtatatatatatatatatatatatatatatatatatatatatttatttatttatttatttatttatttatatggcaTTAACATTTTAAAAAGTATATGTGGAGAACTTTTTACATTTCCATGCCCATTTTTTAATGTATCATCATTTATTTAAAAGGGTAATATGCGTTGAAATTTTTTATATTAGATGATGAAAGTATTTTAAAACACAATGGACATTTATTTAATATGCAATAGACATTTGTTAAATAAGATGATGAACCCTTCTTAATGACCGGCGAAAAAATTTCTATTACATGACGGAAATTTTTTCAAACAAAATGATCTTTTTAATATGCATCGAACATCTTGGAAACATTGATGAAAAATTATTTTATGGTGGACATTTCTTAAATATCCTATGAAAAAATTAGAAGACCCAATGAACATTTTCGATACCCGGGGAATCTTTTCAACACATGATGAACCCTTTTTGAAAACATGATTACCATTTTTTAATACCCTATAAATTCTTTTTGTAAATCTAGTAAAataaaaaacttttttcaaaaatATACTTTAAAGCCTTCAAAAAAATTATAAGAAGGGAGAAagtgaaaaaataaagagaaaaaaccCAGCATTAAGCATGCACAAACTAACTAGAACGGTACTGTTGGTCAGCCTTTGCTCATGGGCCAAGCCGAACATATCTCTTTGTAGGCCAGACAAGCGTGCCACTCCCTATAGGCAAGATACAGGGGCAAACATATGCCTCGCCTTTAGCGAGGCGGAAGCCGAGCTCGCCTATAGGGAGCTATTAGTGAGCCGGCCCAGTAGCCATGTGGTTTCGTCAGGCTGAAGTCACGCACATTTTTTTTTATGTTCTACTTATATTTGTGGGCAGTTGTGGCAGTGTGCAGAGACAGGGAGGGCATGTACCTGGGTTCATCGGCCATTGTCTTTAGGGGCACTAGCGACCCTACACATTGGACGCACTAGCAGCAAGAGAATCAATGGCTAGCCCTCGCAGAGGATTTTAATTTACAATCTATCCATGTTGCATCAGATTGTAAGGTGGTGATTGAGGATATTAAGCGGAAGAGCGGGGCGGGCTACGGTGCTATTATACATGAAATCATAGAGTATTCGAGTAGTTTCATTTTATGTAATTTTttccatgaatttaggagctcgaaaTTTGAGGCCACAATCTTGCAAACCGTGCGCTTGAATTTAGggttggccgccatgtttggttaggccatcCCGGTGAACTTTCTTtcatccctgtaaacattgtgatggTTTAATAAAGATTCGCATGATTGTCTCAAAAAAACTTACATTTATGTTccctaaaaaaacttatatttgtgTCTTGTAAATACATATATTATGAAAAAACAAATTTTGTTTTTTAAAATGTCATCGTACACTTAAAAATGTCCATGCAGTGTAAAACCGATATTCACCCAGCTTTTAGAGAATATTTGTACCAATTAAACAATGTATgtgatattttaaaaaatgttcatgcgtTTCAAAAAAATACACGTGACACTTTTGAAAAATAGTATGCAATGTAAAAAAGTGTTCatgtaattcaaaaaaatgtttcctACTATTCCAAAAACTTACTGCATTCAACAGATGTACTAAATGTCGGCAAAGATCTTTGTACCTCACTGAACCTGCATGTCATAACTTAAGGGGTGATTGCATTCAAAAGTTAGGGAGTGGTAGTGCTGACATATAAAAGTTACTGCCTTGTTTGTGAAATCTAACATTATGGAAATAGATGGATAATACTGTTAATATTTTGATCTCTTGAATATTTTTGTGGCCTACCATGTAAGTTGTTGTCTGTGGATGATTAGTTGGAGTTTTATTCTTGAGTTTGACAAAGAAAATGTGATGCTTTTCAAGTCTAATATTAATTAAAGCATTTGGTCATTCAGATGCACTTCACATGTTGGATGGCATCTTGTTGGGTTATAAAGTCGAATAGCCAGAGGAAGCTTTAAAATATATTATTCTATCTTCTTCAAGTCAGGTATGAAGTGTTTTCACTAATTTTGGTTTCTCAATTACAAAATTTCTTGATATTTTAATTAAAGCATTTGATTCATTCAAATGCATGTGCCACCAAAAGTTATACTAATATCTCTGGCAACTAAAGCAGTTTTTCTGTAGTGTCCATTGTTCGTATGTAAAAGTATGATTGAGTGATCCTGACTAATTCTTGACTCGAATAATTGTTAGGAATTACTTTGGTTGTTGTGATCTGAGAGTTATTTGATATATATGTGACTATCTTCTAACTCATGGTAGGATCGAGTTGTCACAATTAGTCATTCGTTCTAGACGCAGTAGACTTGATATATAAATTATTGAATTGTGTGATGAACATGTAGTCATATACAAATCTTTGGGGGCATCTTAAACTGGTAATTCGACACGTAAAATGTTTCAACTTCTCTTTTGAGGGAAACAAAAGAGAGACCCTCAATGAGTGAGAAGTTTGTGTGCTCAGGCATCACGGTGccctttttttgaaaaaaaaatcaacagCCATATttaaaagtttgaaaaaaaatgaaaatagtTCTGTGAAAACTTGTGTGTATTCACTACAGATCCATAAAATTTTGTTTTAAAAAATGTAAATTGTAAGCTGTACAAAAACACAAAATTCCGGCCCAAAAACAAAAAAATCTGGTCCATTTGAAAATAcatttttgtcttttttgtatgCCCCGTGTTAAAGTAAAATATAATGATTTTTTGCGCATATGTAGTGTGTGTGCACGAGCGTGCCTGTTTACAAAAAGTTTCAAAAAAAAGTGCACCGTAAAAGTATTTTTTTAACGGGCACCACAGCTAGCAATATTCGGACACTCAATGCTTGTCACAACACGATGAAATCAAGTTTGGCATCGAGTTTcttaaaaaaaatattgtttagTTGTCCCGTAGCAACACACGTGCTTTCACCTAGTGGATATGAAAAATTAGTCTATTAATAAATGGTTGGATATTTCTAGTTTTTGTGGGATTTTCTAGCCTATTTTTTGTTTTCTGGTAAACCCATACTTTAAATATATAATATATTAATATACCTTGTATAGGTGATTATAAGATATAAATAATAATTTTAAGTTATATGTACTCAGCGTAATCAACAATTGATAACAAAATGTTGTGATGTCCTGCACGAATGGGGGTGGGGGCCtatgccccccccccacccccccccccccccccacacacacacataaggTGGGGGAGTGGATCAAGCCCCCGTAATTCTGAATTAACTATTCATTCAAACATGAAAGAACATTTCACTTTATGAGTCACGTGAATTGTCAAATCTACACAATCAAACCCTACGCCGATCTAGACTGATCGGATAAGTTTCCATAGATTTCTCCACTTATCTTATTGTCGAAATAAAACATAAAAATTAACATCTTTTTCAATTATAAAATATGAATAAATGTAAGATGAGCACAAAATTACTATACCTTAAGATAGAATAATGACGGACCACATTATTTTGTCGATACATGCCGACGACGGTAGATGAGATATTTTCGGGTCGCACGTCGGTCCCATCAGCCACACATGCAAGAAAGCTAATCTGAAGGCTGGACCAATCAGGTACATATCTTCATATTCTCTTAGCAGCTCAAACCGCTCCCTTTCGTGACCCATCCATTAACCTGGAGAGCGGTTATTCTAATGTGGACGCGAGGTACCGTGCATGACTTAGCTTTTGATGCATTTTGTGAGGATCAGTGCCACCTTTTCCACTAAGATTCTTCATACTATTTCTATTATTTGTATACTCTAATATGCATGTTGTGTTGTGTTAGATATGGTACAGAGTTGTGTGTTATCCTAGAAATTGTACAGTGCAACTATCCATCTAGTCTCTCCTTTAAAAAACACATGCATTAAAATCTTATTCTAAAAATTGAAACGTCCATATCTATTGAACACAAATCGGATTTATGATCTGTTTGCATATTTGTGTTTGTGGTAATGAGGCTTTATAACAAGTTCAATATTGAATATATTTTGACGGATTTTCAAATTTTTATTATGAAATATGACAAAACTCTATAAAACATACTGATGAACTATAGAACACGAGAAAAACTAATAAGACTTTATAAGAGTGAATGTTTAATAAAATCGTGATATTAAGCTAGAAGTGTATCGATACAGAATGGAACATCGTCATATGCTCTCGAAGACGATATAACACTACAATAGAACATTTAAAAAATGAATATATATTTTGTTTATTAAACATGTTTGAAGTGTAGTGAAAACAACAACTCATGATAGAACTTTGCGAATCAAGAAGAAACTAGAAATCAATTACGATGAAATACGAAGTTTCTAAAAAAATTAAAATGTTTCATTATATTTGACAATAAAAATCATAGTGTTTCACTTTGGTTCATCTGTTTGAAATCATATCATAATGTTTCATTCTGTGTTAATACACTTCAAACTTA
Proteins encoded:
- the LOC123100751 gene encoding peroxidase 2 — its product is MASSSLSVVLLLVCLAAAASAQLSPTFYDASCPGALATIKSGVAAAVSSDPRMAASLLRLHFHDCFVQGCDASVLLAGNERNAFGNVGSLRGFDVIDKIKATVEQACKRTVSCADILAVAARDSVVAVGGPSWTVSLGRRDSDTASEALANRDLPAPSLGVTDLITRFAAKGLNHTDMVALSGAHTIGRAQCKNFRTRLYSEENIDPAFATSRMATCPQLTGSGDNNLAPLDDTTPDSFDNAYFVNLKLNKGLLHSDQVLYTLAGGATEDIIDGFASNQDAFNNAFAAAMVKMGNISPLIFPQGLVRRTCSRAN